Proteins encoded by one window of Paenibacillus sp. DCT19:
- a CDS encoding tRNA-dihydrouridine synthase — MTKDNFWRELPRPFFILAPMEDVTDVVFRHVVSEAGRPDVFFTEFANTESYCHPEGNKSVRGRLTFTADEQPIVAHIWGDKPEFFREMSIGMAKEGFQGIDINMGCPVANVAENGKGSGLICRPAIAAEIIQAAKAGGLPVSVKTRLGFTEVDEWRDWLTHILQQDIVNLSIHLRTREEMSKVDAHWELIPEIKKLRDEIAPHTLLTINGDIPDRETGLKLAEQYGVDGIMIGRGIFQNPFAFEKEPKEHSSEELLNLLRLHLDLHDQYSAQEPRSFSALTRFFKIYVRGFRGASELRNDLMNAKSTSVVRTLLDEFGSKSQDGVEESGV; from the coding sequence ATGACGAAGGACAATTTTTGGCGTGAATTACCACGACCATTTTTTATACTGGCACCGATGGAGGATGTGACGGATGTTGTGTTTCGTCATGTTGTGAGTGAAGCAGGGCGACCAGATGTATTTTTTACGGAATTTGCGAACACGGAGAGCTACTGTCACCCAGAGGGGAACAAAAGTGTGCGCGGACGTTTGACATTTACAGCGGACGAACAGCCCATTGTGGCTCATATCTGGGGAGATAAACCGGAATTCTTTCGTGAGATGAGTATCGGTATGGCAAAAGAAGGCTTCCAAGGCATCGACATTAATATGGGTTGTCCTGTAGCCAATGTGGCAGAGAATGGGAAGGGGAGCGGCCTGATCTGCCGTCCCGCAATTGCTGCGGAGATCATCCAGGCTGCCAAAGCCGGAGGACTTCCTGTCAGTGTGAAAACAAGACTGGGGTTCACAGAAGTAGACGAATGGCGCGACTGGTTAACTCATATTTTGCAGCAGGATATTGTGAATCTGTCCATTCATCTGCGGACTAGAGAGGAAATGAGCAAAGTCGATGCGCATTGGGAACTGATCCCTGAGATTAAGAAACTTCGAGATGAGATTGCGCCGCATACACTTCTGACGATTAACGGCGATATTCCTGATCGTGAGACTGGTTTGAAGCTCGCTGAACAGTATGGGGTGGATGGTATTATGATTGGGCGGGGCATTTTCCAGAATCCGTTTGCCTTTGAGAAGGAGCCTAAGGAACACAGTAGCGAGGAATTGCTCAATCTGCTAAGGTTGCACTTGGATCTCCATGATCAATATTCAGCACAAGAGCCACGTTCATTCAGCGCGCTTACCCGTTTCTTCAAAATCTATGTTCGTGGATTCCGAGGCGCAAGTGAGCTTCGCAATGACTTAATGAATGCAAAATCAACAAGTGTCGTGCGGACGTTACTCGACGAATTTGGAAGCAAGAGTCAAGATGGGGTAGAGGAAAGCGGAGTCTAG
- a CDS encoding AraC family transcriptional regulator, protein MHGEPGLTNHFTDEMIEKIARLWSHTPISLIDVRSQWVHSSRPIENYRMPSSMLVYTFGGSADIKLNHVHYSMNRFGIFHGGKGTELSIWPSDVQIHAVMVLYKPESPSFYKKEVLRLLDQINPFIQLYGYSPKNPIQFQDKFQQMLDSWQRITAMNQFRAKNLLYQIIYDIYKDMQTEGVHFLQPDPVSSAKQYLNEHYTEPILFQEIADMFSISNGQLTRLFKKKEGMGLQEYLIQKRLEVARTLLINTESTIKEIALGCGFIDEKNLFRMFRKHYKMTPNDYRKINALRMPDYGIDNDSHHLYNEEGLGNLVKIHSDGELTMFGQTRSKEVFIAAMMSLMLLLSACSGATPVNNGASSGTSAQTQQVQSSGSTEKNVTESTSQTRKVSTIMGEIEIPSDPERVVVNWYAGDAVTLGLNIVGTTVGQSKEDSYNKLPYWEELSKYTFIEKWEPEDVMALEPDLIITHKEEDFDKFKNIAPVLVISGNEMTPTERLKFLGEATGRGDIATQVLDNFETKLASAKQLISSDRFKDQTFTINQDWGSTGSWAGIGFESESRGGTLLYNFLGTKLPDKVQALLDKSGDDYAMLSYEVAHEYFGDYVLWFESPGKESEYQKTEIWNSIPAVTNQKVAIISTEEYGLFFFSDVAAMTAQLDYITNLLQSLEG, encoded by the coding sequence ATGCATGGAGAACCGGGCTTAACTAATCATTTCACGGATGAAATGATTGAGAAAATTGCTCGATTATGGTCACACACTCCCATTTCATTAATAGACGTACGCAGTCAATGGGTTCATTCGAGCCGCCCAATTGAAAATTATCGAATGCCCAGCAGTATGTTGGTGTACACATTTGGTGGGTCAGCGGATATTAAGTTGAATCATGTCCATTACAGTATGAATCGGTTTGGGATTTTTCATGGAGGCAAAGGAACGGAACTAAGTATTTGGCCTTCTGATGTACAGATCCATGCAGTTATGGTTCTGTATAAACCAGAATCGCCGTCTTTTTATAAAAAGGAAGTGCTTCGGTTACTGGATCAGATCAATCCCTTTATACAGCTATACGGTTACTCACCCAAAAACCCGATCCAATTCCAAGACAAATTCCAGCAGATGTTGGACAGTTGGCAACGTATAACCGCAATGAATCAATTTCGTGCCAAAAATCTGCTGTATCAAATCATCTATGATATTTACAAAGATATGCAAACAGAAGGTGTACATTTTCTTCAACCCGATCCGGTCAGTTCAGCCAAACAATATCTGAATGAACATTACACAGAACCAATTCTGTTTCAAGAAATAGCTGATATGTTTTCCATTAGCAACGGGCAATTGACTCGTTTGTTCAAGAAAAAGGAGGGTATGGGACTACAAGAGTATTTGATCCAAAAACGACTTGAGGTAGCCCGCACGCTTCTGATCAATACGGAATCAACCATCAAAGAGATTGCTCTAGGTTGCGGTTTTATCGATGAGAAGAACCTGTTTCGTATGTTTAGGAAGCACTATAAGATGACACCTAACGATTATAGGAAAATAAATGCACTCCGCATGCCGGATTATGGTATTGATAATGATTCTCACCATTTATACAATGAGGAAGGACTAGGTAATCTAGTCAAAATTCATAGTGACGGGGAGCTAACCATGTTTGGACAAACAAGAAGTAAGGAAGTATTCATAGCTGCAATGATGAGCTTGATGTTGTTATTATCAGCGTGCTCGGGTGCTACACCAGTGAATAACGGAGCCTCAAGTGGGACATCTGCACAGACACAACAGGTTCAATCTTCAGGAAGTACGGAGAAAAATGTAACAGAATCAACATCGCAGACAAGAAAGGTCAGTACGATTATGGGGGAAATAGAGATCCCATCTGATCCTGAGCGAGTAGTCGTGAATTGGTACGCTGGAGATGCGGTTACTTTAGGCTTAAACATTGTGGGTACAACGGTTGGGCAGAGTAAAGAGGACTCTTACAACAAGCTTCCTTATTGGGAAGAGTTATCTAAATATACGTTCATTGAGAAGTGGGAACCAGAAGATGTAATGGCATTAGAACCAGATTTGATTATTACACATAAGGAAGAGGACTTCGATAAATTCAAAAATATTGCTCCTGTGCTTGTGATTTCAGGTAACGAAATGACACCAACAGAGAGATTGAAGTTTCTAGGAGAAGCGACTGGACGGGGAGACATTGCGACTCAAGTGCTGGATAACTTTGAGACCAAGCTGGCTTCTGCTAAACAATTAATCAGTAGTGATCGATTCAAAGACCAGACGTTTACTATTAATCAGGATTGGGGTTCAACCGGATCGTGGGCAGGCATTGGATTCGAGAGTGAGTCCCGCGGAGGAACCCTTCTCTACAACTTCTTGGGAACGAAACTTCCAGATAAAGTACAGGCACTGCTTGATAAATCAGGAGATGATTACGCCATGCTTAGTTATGAAGTGGCTCATGAGTATTTTGGTGACTATGTATTGTGGTTTGAATCTCCGGGCAAAGAATCAGAGTACCAAAAGACAGAAATATGGAACAGTATTCCGGCGGTTACCAATCAAAAAGTTGCAATTATTTCGACAGAGGAATATGGATTATTCTTTTTCTCCGACGTAGCTGCGATGACTGCACAATTGGATTATATTACGAACCTTCTCCAGTCCCTAGAAGGCTAA
- a CDS encoding iron ABC transporter permease, producing the protein MEESQYSASVLSKRRLLLYTLIGLVLLILTSIASISLGAADMQFSTAWGAIFHFNATITEHQIVRTLRVPRTIADIVVGSSLALCGAIMQGTTRNPLADSGLMGISSGAVFAIALSMAFFPTSTYGLTMLFACVGAAITTGLTYFIASVGKRGMTPQRLVLGGCP; encoded by the coding sequence ATGGAAGAAAGTCAATACTCCGCTTCTGTACTCTCCAAAAGACGACTTCTGTTGTACACGTTAATAGGGTTGGTACTCTTAATTCTCACATCAATAGCTTCCATTTCCTTAGGTGCAGCGGATATGCAATTTTCCACCGCATGGGGAGCTATTTTTCACTTTAATGCAACAATCACAGAGCATCAGATTGTCCGAACATTACGAGTTCCTCGTACTATTGCAGACATCGTTGTTGGCAGCAGTCTTGCTCTATGTGGTGCAATCATGCAAGGAACTACGCGTAATCCTTTAGCCGACTCGGGACTGATGGGCATTAGTTCAGGTGCGGTATTTGCTATAGCACTAAGCATGGCCTTTTTTCCAACCTCTACATACGGTTTGACTATGCTGTTCGCATGTGTAGGTGCAGCCATTACAACGGGACTAACTTACTTTATTGCTTCAGTTGGCAAACGAGGTATGACACCTCAGCGGTTGGTGTTGGGGGGATGTCCATAA
- a CDS encoding iron ABC transporter permease — protein MSITMLFGAFSQFIAIRYQLGESLAYWTAGGTAGATWSELMFVTPIFLAGVVASLVLSPFVAAMSLGEEVASGLGLKTKYILLMSTIIVLVLTGMSVIVVGSVGFVGLITPHIVRRLVGVDYRYIIPVSGIYGALLTVSADLAGRLINKPYETPIGVTFAVIGVPYFLYLVRKQRRGME, from the coding sequence ATGTCCATAACGATGCTCTTTGGCGCATTTTCTCAGTTCATAGCAATTAGATATCAATTGGGAGAATCACTGGCTTATTGGACTGCTGGGGGAACGGCAGGAGCAACATGGAGTGAACTGATGTTTGTTACTCCTATATTTCTAGCAGGTGTCGTTGCATCTCTGGTGTTGTCTCCTTTTGTAGCTGCGATGAGTTTAGGTGAAGAGGTAGCCTCAGGCTTAGGATTAAAAACAAAATATATTTTACTGATGTCAACGATTATCGTACTTGTTTTAACGGGTATGTCCGTTATCGTAGTAGGCTCTGTTGGATTTGTCGGTCTAATCACACCACACATTGTCCGGCGGTTAGTTGGTGTAGATTATCGTTATATCATTCCGGTATCGGGTATATATGGTGCACTCTTGACGGTTTCAGCGGATTTGGCAGGTCGTCTGATTAATAAGCCCTATGAAACGCCGATTGGCGTTACCTTTGCTGTAATTGGTGTCCCCTATTTTCTGTATCTGGTTCGTAAGCAGAGGAGGGGAATGGAATGA
- a CDS encoding iron ABC transporter permease, with protein MKMRRASTVKAVIMMLATSCLIFVIALISINSGKMNLTPLEVWHVLMGQGTDQQNIIVYDFRLPRIVLAILVGIGMGVSGCVMQTLMRNDMASPGTLGINAGTGLFVLIFVVIFSVQGVSSAIILPLLAFIGGMTAAILIFVLAYRRGQEISPTSLILTGVALASGYSAFTIMLTLKLDHNQMDFMIRWFAGELWGDDWRYLRVLIPWTLILCVYVFYKSRVLNALKLGNPLARGLGVAVKPEFIGLSVAAVALSSASVSLGGNFFFVGLIAPHISRKLVGHNHKLLVPASCLTGAVIVLLADTISRTISFGVSIPTGILITILSTPYFLYLMSKAN; from the coding sequence ATGAAAATGCGCCGAGCTTCGACTGTAAAGGCCGTCATCATGATGCTGGCCACATCCTGTCTCATCTTTGTCATTGCCCTGATTAGCATTAATTCAGGAAAGATGAATTTGACGCCGCTTGAAGTATGGCACGTACTGATGGGTCAAGGAACAGATCAGCAAAACATAATTGTTTATGACTTTCGCCTTCCTCGCATTGTACTAGCAATCCTTGTTGGTATAGGGATGGGCGTATCGGGCTGTGTGATGCAAACCTTAATGCGTAACGATATGGCTAGTCCAGGCACACTGGGTATTAACGCAGGAACCGGATTATTTGTCCTAATTTTCGTCGTGATTTTCTCGGTACAAGGTGTTTCTTCTGCGATTATTTTGCCACTTTTAGCCTTCATTGGCGGGATGACGGCAGCCATTTTAATTTTTGTATTGGCTTATCGCCGTGGACAGGAGATATCTCCAACCTCGTTGATATTAACTGGCGTGGCGCTGGCAAGCGGCTATAGTGCTTTTACGATTATGCTAACGCTCAAGCTGGATCATAATCAGATGGATTTTATGATTCGCTGGTTTGCAGGAGAATTGTGGGGAGATGATTGGCGATATCTACGTGTGTTGATCCCATGGACTTTAATTCTATGTGTATATGTATTCTACAAATCCCGAGTGCTTAATGCGTTGAAGTTAGGAAATCCGTTAGCGAGAGGGCTCGGTGTGGCAGTAAAGCCTGAATTCATCGGTTTGTCAGTAGCGGCGGTTGCCTTATCCTCAGCTAGTGTCTCGCTTGGTGGAAACTTCTTCTTCGTTGGATTGATTGCTCCACATATTTCCCGAAAATTAGTAGGTCATAATCATAAGCTTTTGGTGCCTGCCTCTTGCCTAACCGGTGCTGTGATTGTACTGCTAGCAGACACAATTAGCCGTACGATCAGCTTTGGTGTCAGTATTCCGACAGGCATTTTAATTACAATATTGAGCACTCCATATTTTTTGTACTTGATGTCAAAAGCAAATTGA
- a CDS encoding NAD(P)/FAD-dependent oxidoreductase, producing the protein MDELYDLTIIGGGPAGLYAAFYSGMRDMKTKIIEANEELGGVLRTFPEKMIWDVGGTAPVRGEELIRRTIEQGKTFQPTMAMGQKITNFERMEDGTIRLYAETGEQHLTKTVLLAVGYGIPKPVKLELDGAERFEVNNLFYTVTHMDYYRNKRVLISGGGDTAVDWANELEGIAAEVTVVHRRNQFGGHEQPVKQMMESSVRVYTPYTISGLHANAGGDAIAYVEISRLDENGEMQQEKERIDIDAVIVNHGTRSDWGELGDWKMDRGEWNKFRVNDRMETSLPGFYCAGDAAGYAAKIGLIATAFSDSIIAVNQAKAYIDPTARRMASVSSHSEIFYEWNKALQESK; encoded by the coding sequence TTGGATGAACTTTACGATCTTACGATCATTGGCGGAGGACCAGCTGGCCTATATGCTGCCTTCTATAGCGGAATGCGTGATATGAAAACCAAAATAATTGAGGCAAATGAAGAATTGGGTGGTGTCTTGCGTACGTTTCCAGAAAAAATGATCTGGGATGTCGGCGGAACTGCACCGGTTCGCGGGGAAGAATTAATTCGCAGAACGATCGAACAGGGGAAAACCTTTCAGCCAACCATGGCAATGGGACAAAAAATAACCAACTTCGAGCGGATGGAAGATGGCACAATTCGTTTATACGCCGAGACGGGGGAACAGCATCTTACCAAAACCGTGCTGCTCGCCGTAGGCTATGGTATACCTAAACCGGTTAAACTTGAATTGGATGGTGCGGAGCGCTTTGAAGTGAATAATCTGTTTTATACCGTGACCCATATGGATTATTATCGGAATAAACGAGTACTTATTTCCGGTGGTGGCGATACGGCGGTAGATTGGGCAAATGAACTTGAAGGCATTGCAGCCGAGGTGACTGTGGTCCATAGGCGTAATCAATTTGGCGGTCACGAACAGCCTGTAAAGCAGATGATGGAGTCCTCGGTTAGAGTATACACACCTTATACTATTTCAGGTTTGCATGCGAATGCTGGTGGAGATGCCATAGCTTACGTGGAGATATCTCGTCTTGATGAGAATGGAGAAATGCAGCAAGAGAAGGAACGGATTGATATCGATGCCGTTATTGTAAATCATGGTACACGTAGTGATTGGGGAGAACTTGGCGATTGGAAAATGGATCGAGGCGAATGGAATAAGTTCCGAGTGAATGATCGAATGGAAACCAGTTTGCCCGGTTTTTACTGTGCTGGTGATGCTGCGGGTTACGCAGCGAAAATTGGTCTAATTGCGACGGCATTCAGCGACTCCATTATTGCAGTTAACCAAGCCAAAGCTTATATTGACCCAACTGCCAGAAGAATGGCCTCTGTCTCCTCGCATAGCGAGATATTTTATGAGTGGAATAAAGCTCTTCAGGAAAGTAAGTGA
- a CDS encoding ankyrin repeat domain-containing protein, with amino-acid sequence MAKKKKTTLPAGIEQLIKDNDIAAVKEVFEQCEWDARGGYSKGTALSFRQISDELVRWLVEQGADINAQDKYQRTPLHAHASHWSGNVALLLELGAELDAVDYQNETPLHAAVNSFRTQAVQELVNHGADINVENKMGNTPLAKGLVNCRNTNIVNVTEISKVLLDAGASVTPAMKDSVKRIGKDFEFIREKYNKDRVDEVSDALLKLYQLFDVEPVAKRIMHDGTTPIQVTTSTWPKQHQELWEYLIPPKGHAQTVQGEIIRITGRVSHEVLDNGGGNWDAQYRKMLDALIRHLATGTPLAPALLQEATDLVSRLRKGSDYDAPARLCELAVQWVLANPQPVAMAQPEYSR; translated from the coding sequence ATGGCTAAGAAGAAGAAAACAACCTTACCCGCCGGTATTGAACAACTTATTAAAGATAATGACATTGCTGCCGTCAAAGAGGTATTTGAGCAATGCGAATGGGATGCCCGCGGAGGCTATAGCAAAGGTACGGCTCTCAGCTTTCGGCAGATTTCCGATGAACTCGTTCGCTGGCTAGTAGAGCAAGGAGCGGATATTAACGCTCAAGACAAATACCAGCGTACACCTCTGCATGCCCATGCTTCACACTGGTCAGGAAATGTAGCTCTACTCCTTGAGTTAGGGGCAGAGCTGGACGCCGTCGATTACCAGAACGAAACACCGCTGCACGCAGCCGTAAATTCGTTTAGAACTCAAGCGGTACAAGAATTGGTTAACCACGGTGCGGATATTAACGTGGAGAATAAAATGGGAAATACTCCGCTGGCTAAGGGATTAGTCAATTGCCGAAATACAAATATTGTTAACGTGACAGAGATTTCTAAGGTTTTATTGGATGCCGGAGCGTCAGTCACCCCAGCGATGAAAGATTCGGTGAAACGAATTGGCAAGGATTTTGAATTCATCCGAGAAAAGTATAATAAAGACCGTGTTGACGAAGTCTCAGACGCGTTACTCAAGCTGTATCAGCTCTTTGATGTGGAGCCGGTAGCGAAACGGATCATGCATGATGGAACTACGCCCATTCAGGTAACGACGAGCACCTGGCCCAAGCAGCACCAAGAGCTGTGGGAGTATCTTATCCCGCCTAAGGGACATGCCCAAACGGTACAGGGAGAGATTATCCGGATCACAGGGCGCGTGTCCCATGAAGTATTGGACAATGGTGGTGGCAACTGGGATGCTCAGTATCGTAAGATGCTGGATGCACTGATTCGGCACTTGGCCACGGGTACACCATTAGCTCCGGCACTTCTGCAAGAAGCAACTGACCTGGTTAGTAGGCTTCGTAAGGGTTCGGACTATGATGCGCCTGCCAGATTATGCGAATTAGCGGTGCAATGGGTGCTTGCTAATCCTCAGCCAGTGGCGATGGCGCAACCAGAGTATTCTCGCTGA
- a CDS encoding YkvA family protein yields the protein MLKSNLLVLYLSYRDPRVKWFAKLFTLCVVAYAFSPIDLIPDFIPILGYVDDLIIVPIGIILALKMIPQVVIEENRPKAQEMLSKPRNWYTATLFIIVWVLLAVWLSVYVYNHFIS from the coding sequence TTGCTGAAATCCAATCTGCTCGTATTGTATCTATCCTACCGTGATCCTAGAGTGAAATGGTTTGCTAAACTGTTTACATTGTGTGTTGTAGCTTATGCATTCAGCCCCATCGACCTTATTCCAGACTTTATACCGATTCTAGGCTATGTGGATGACCTTATTATCGTTCCAATAGGCATAATCCTCGCCCTGAAAATGATACCTCAGGTGGTCATTGAAGAGAACAGACCCAAAGCACAGGAGATGTTAAGCAAACCTAGAAACTGGTACACGGCTACCTTGTTCATTATCGTATGGGTTCTACTTGCTGTGTGGCTTAGTGTGTACGTGTATAACCATTTTATCAGTTGA
- a CDS encoding AraC family transcriptional regulator: MDYRPALEQAIIYIEDRLGEAIKVEEVARSAGYSYYHLNRQFSAILGESIGSYIKKRRLASAAKALLYTNKKVIEIALENGFESSESFSRAFKFNYKISPQEYRINRLDTFIASKSKLHTNALDHLTLNVTIQPTIVMFPETRIAGIRGHTTLKDNKLAALWQAFNHIATQIPHRSIPGRGFGICEACHENSLYEMSDEVIFTEVAGVEVDSFAELPDPFVQKILPAGRYAVFTHIGSLRTLPQTFQYIWGTWLLNTKEEMDDREDFEVYDHRYLGYDHPSSKIDLYIPIK; this comes from the coding sequence TTGGACTACCGACCAGCATTAGAGCAGGCAATTATCTATATCGAAGATAGACTTGGTGAAGCAATTAAAGTGGAGGAGGTTGCGCGGTCAGCAGGGTACTCCTACTACCATTTGAACCGCCAATTCAGCGCGATATTGGGAGAGAGCATTGGCAGTTACATTAAGAAACGGCGATTAGCCAGTGCAGCTAAAGCTTTACTTTATACGAATAAAAAGGTGATTGAGATTGCGCTGGAAAATGGGTTTGAGTCCTCCGAGTCGTTTAGCCGTGCGTTTAAATTCAACTATAAGATTAGCCCACAGGAATACCGCATCAATCGCTTAGATACCTTTATTGCTTCCAAGTCAAAACTGCACACGAATGCTCTAGATCATCTCACGCTCAACGTCACCATACAGCCCACCATTGTTATGTTTCCCGAGACGAGGATCGCCGGAATACGTGGACACACCACGCTTAAGGATAATAAGCTAGCCGCCTTGTGGCAGGCGTTCAACCACATCGCTACTCAGATCCCCCACCGTTCTATTCCTGGACGAGGATTTGGCATCTGCGAGGCGTGTCATGAGAACAGCTTATACGAGATGAGTGATGAGGTGATATTCACAGAGGTTGCTGGCGTGGAGGTCGATTCTTTTGCAGAGCTGCCCGACCCATTCGTGCAAAAGATACTTCCAGCAGGACGTTACGCGGTATTCACTCACATAGGCTCACTGCGCACGCTTCCTCAGACCTTTCAGTATATCTGGGGCACATGGCTGCTTAATACAAAAGAGGAAATGGACGATCGAGAAGATTTTGAGGTATACGATCATCGATATTTGGGATATGACCACCCTAGTTCGAAAATTGATCTATATATTCCGATTAAGTAA
- a CDS encoding C45 family peptidase, whose product MITLPVHTLELKGTNYEIGYRLGTLISENRAQQLAYTRTLAGFGENEYREAIHLFDEWCPGITEEIAGFAEALHVPAKQIVYYALSYLLPRCSQIALLPSITAQNKPLLARNYEFNHQMEDFALVRTSVTGKYTHMGTSTMSFGRDDGFNEHGLAVTMSACGFPVGAVPFMRAPKLKGLHFWAAIRAVLEHCTNVQEALLYLKDMPIACNVNMMLLDQAGNAALFETMDGNQATKHIDPASQEQFLWATNHPVLPELIRYEPQAAIHSLRRAEWIVTQLEGSTGVTSEQLKDMLLSSYPHGLCCHYFEDYFGTTKSMLFSPADGIIELCWGGRAENGWHTYDIRHPLPETATTIQIRLERADTSMFGYQSLHR is encoded by the coding sequence ATGATAACACTTCCCGTTCACACACTAGAATTAAAAGGTACAAACTACGAAATTGGCTATAGACTAGGTACACTAATTTCTGAAAATAGAGCACAACAACTCGCGTATACACGCACACTTGCAGGCTTTGGCGAGAACGAATATCGAGAAGCGATCCATCTCTTCGATGAATGGTGCCCAGGCATAACGGAAGAGATTGCTGGATTTGCAGAGGCTCTACATGTACCTGCCAAACAAATTGTATATTATGCCCTATCCTATCTGCTCCCGCGATGCAGCCAGATTGCCCTGCTACCCTCGATAACAGCACAGAACAAACCTTTACTTGCTCGCAACTATGAATTCAATCATCAGATGGAGGATTTTGCTCTTGTTAGAACCTCTGTTACAGGAAAATACACACATATGGGTACGAGTACGATGAGCTTTGGGCGTGACGATGGTTTTAACGAGCATGGACTTGCGGTCACCATGAGCGCTTGCGGTTTTCCCGTTGGGGCTGTGCCCTTCATGCGAGCCCCTAAGCTTAAAGGTTTACATTTCTGGGCGGCCATTCGGGCGGTATTAGAGCATTGTACTAATGTTCAAGAAGCACTGCTCTATCTCAAAGACATGCCGATTGCCTGTAATGTCAATATGATGCTGCTTGATCAAGCCGGTAACGCCGCTTTATTCGAAACGATGGATGGCAACCAAGCTACGAAGCACATTGACCCAGCCTCGCAAGAGCAGTTTCTCTGGGCGACCAATCATCCTGTGCTTCCGGAACTCATTCGTTATGAGCCACAGGCAGCGATTCATTCTTTGCGACGAGCCGAATGGATTGTTACCCAGCTGGAGGGATCGACTGGTGTAACATCTGAACAGCTCAAGGACATGTTATTGTCGAGCTATCCCCATGGGCTGTGTTGTCATTACTTTGAGGACTATTTCGGCACAACCAAAAGCATGCTGTTCTCCCCCGCAGACGGTATAATAGAGCTATGTTGGGGCGGCAGAGCTGAGAACGGCTGGCACACATACGATATCAGACACCCCCTACCAGAAACGGCGACTACGATTCAGATTCGCTTGGAGAGAGCGGACACATCGATGTTCGGATACCAATCATTGCACCGTTAA
- a CDS encoding YafY family protein has protein sequence MHSEDKVTRILILYDKLMKGEILNKHALASNLGVNGRSIQRDIDDIRVYLSEQHSGEDVIYDHSKKGYLKTEIPNGRLTAVEILAITKIMLESRAFQKDEMQGLIKAIVNQAEVGERKALQGAINNELHHYKPLTHNKPLLKLIWDINSCIRRQQQIEITYERMDGNQSVRRVKPVSIIFSEFYFYLVAYISESRYEYPAYFRIDRIKLFKLIKEQFSISEKERVQTGEIRNRSQFMYAGELINLKFNYYGSSLSAVLDRLPNAQVSKGLDCGYLIEAKVYGEGCLMWLLSQGSNVEVLSPKSLREKMKNTIQEMSSRYKE, from the coding sequence ATGCATAGTGAGGATAAAGTAACAAGAATACTAATCTTGTATGACAAGCTTATGAAGGGTGAGATTTTAAACAAGCATGCCCTTGCCAGTAATTTAGGCGTTAATGGAAGATCTATTCAACGTGATATTGATGATATTCGAGTCTATTTGTCAGAACAGCATTCAGGAGAAGATGTTATCTACGATCATTCGAAAAAAGGGTACCTAAAAACAGAGATTCCTAATGGAAGATTAACTGCAGTGGAAATTTTGGCAATCACAAAAATAATGTTGGAAAGCAGAGCTTTTCAAAAAGATGAAATGCAGGGCTTAATTAAGGCTATTGTTAACCAAGCTGAAGTAGGGGAAAGGAAAGCATTACAAGGGGCAATTAACAACGAACTTCATCATTACAAACCTTTAACTCATAATAAGCCGCTATTGAAACTCATTTGGGACATTAACTCTTGTATAAGAAGACAGCAACAAATAGAGATAACTTACGAACGCATGGATGGCAATCAATCTGTTAGGAGAGTAAAGCCAGTATCTATTATTTTTTCGGAATTTTATTTTTATTTAGTTGCTTATATAAGTGAAAGCAGATATGAGTACCCTGCATATTTTAGAATTGATCGTATTAAACTTTTTAAATTAATAAAAGAACAGTTCTCAATTTCGGAAAAGGAAAGAGTTCAAACAGGAGAAATACGAAATCGGTCTCAATTTATGTATGCAGGAGAGCTAATCAATTTGAAATTCAATTATTATGGATCATCGCTTTCTGCAGTGTTAGATCGGTTGCCCAATGCTCAGGTATCAAAGGGATTGGATTGCGGTTATTTAATTGAGGCAAAAGTATATGGAGAAGGATGTCTGATGTGGTTGTTAAGCCAGGGGAGTAACGTTGAGGTCTTAAGCCCTAAAAGTCTAAGGGAAAAGATGAAAAACACAATTCAGGAAATGTCTTCAAGGTATAAAGAGTAG